Proteins encoded by one window of Cyclobacteriaceae bacterium:
- the smpB gene encoding SsrA-binding protein SmpB codes for MAKRFTNDINIRNKRAGFEFELLDKYIAGLVLKGTEIKSIKEGKVNLQDGYCYFNNGELFVKAINITPYAQGTHYNHEAGRERKLLLKRTELRKLEAKVSEKGLTLVPVRLFINDRGFAKLEIALARGKKVHDKRDSIKERDIKRELSRVKF; via the coding sequence ATGGCAAAGCGGTTTACAAATGATATTAACATACGGAACAAGCGCGCAGGCTTTGAGTTTGAGTTGCTGGATAAATACATTGCCGGCCTGGTATTAAAAGGAACGGAAATAAAATCCATTAAAGAAGGAAAGGTTAACCTACAGGATGGCTATTGTTACTTCAATAATGGCGAGCTGTTTGTAAAGGCAATTAACATTACCCCTTACGCACAAGGCACACATTATAATCACGAAGCCGGGCGAGAACGCAAACTGTTATTGAAGCGCACGGAACTTCGTAAATTGGAAGCCAAGGTTTCAGAAAAAGGATTGACGTTGGTTCCGGTCCGACTTTTTATTAATGATCGTGGCTTTGCTAAATTGGAGATTGCGCTTGCAAGAGGTAAGAAGGTACACGATAAGCGCGACAGCATTAAAGAGCGCGATATAAAACGGGAACTAAGCAGGGTTAAATTTTAA
- the tsaD gene encoding tRNA (adenosine(37)-N6)-threonylcarbamoyltransferase complex transferase subunit TsaD: protein MFQPVGPVILAIESSCDETSAALIRNGKVLNNIIATQAVHQKYGGVVPELASRAHQRNIVMVVEEALTSAGVSLAEIDALAFTRGPGLMGSLLVGVSFVKGFALALNKPLIEVNHMRAHVLSHFIDEPKPAFPFLCLTVSGGHTQLIVVKDYLDMEVIGETQDDAVGEAFDKAAKIMGLPYPGGPLIDKYAQSGNPKAYAFSKTSMPGLDFSFSGIKTAFLYFIRDERKKNPAFVEENLNDICASIQHHLVTMLTEKLVQASEETGIKQIAIAGGVSANSGLRNALKELAVNNNWDLFIPAFEYCTDNAGMIAMAAHYQYQKGIFSTLEVSPLARMPI from the coding sequence ATGTTTCAACCCGTAGGTCCCGTCATACTTGCCATTGAATCATCGTGCGATGAAACATCTGCCGCGTTAATTAGAAACGGCAAGGTACTCAATAATATTATCGCTACACAGGCAGTGCATCAGAAATATGGGGGGGTGGTGCCTGAACTCGCATCACGTGCACACCAACGAAATATCGTTATGGTGGTTGAGGAGGCGCTGACTTCGGCTGGTGTATCTTTGGCTGAGATAGATGCCCTGGCATTTACCCGTGGGCCGGGGTTAATGGGTTCTTTACTGGTGGGTGTTTCTTTTGTGAAGGGCTTTGCGCTTGCACTGAATAAACCCCTGATAGAAGTAAACCACATGCGGGCTCACGTGTTGTCGCACTTTATCGATGAACCTAAACCAGCCTTTCCGTTCCTGTGTTTAACGGTAAGTGGCGGGCACACACAGTTGATTGTAGTGAAGGACTATCTGGATATGGAAGTAATAGGTGAAACGCAAGATGATGCTGTAGGGGAGGCCTTTGACAAAGCAGCAAAAATTATGGGGTTGCCTTATCCCGGTGGGCCGTTAATCGATAAATATGCACAGTCTGGAAATCCAAAAGCATATGCATTTTCTAAAACAAGTATGCCTGGCCTTGATTTTTCATTCAGCGGTATTAAAACAGCATTTCTGTATTTCATTCGTGATGAGCGCAAAAAGAACCCAGCTTTTGTTGAAGAAAACCTGAACGACATTTGTGCCAGCATTCAGCATCACTTGGTTACCATGCTTACGGAAAAGCTGGTACAGGCCAGCGAAGAAACAGGCATTAAACAAATTGCAATAGCGGGTGGTGTTTCAGCTAACTCTGGGCTAAGGAATGCATTAAAAGAACTGGCCGTGAATAATAATTGGGATTTGTTTATACCCGCGTTTGAATATTGCACAGATAATGCAGGCATGATTGCCATGGCTGCTCATTATCAATATCAAAAGGGAATATTCAGTACCTTGGAAGTTTCACCATTAGCCCGAATGCCCATTTAG